The following is a genomic window from Candidatus Binatia bacterium.
GCAGCACGAGATGCTGAACTGGATCTGTCTTGCGGGCGCTATGGAAGGGCGCAAGGCTTCGCTCGAACTTTTTGTCGAGTCTTACATTTTCAACTCGGATAAGGCTACGGTCTTATTTCCCCCCGGGGTGCAATAGCGGCCCTCACCCCTTCCCTCTCCCGCTCGCGGGAGAGGGTGAGGGAGAGGGCAAACTTGCGAAAGCAGCCTGGTAGAGAGAGATGGCAAAGCTCGTAGAGATCATCGGCATCACGCACAGCCCGAATTTGCCGGGGATGATCCTGGAGCCCAATCCCGAGCCGGCGATCGTTCAGGCGGCCGAGGACTACGAGTCGATGAAAAAAAGAATGGCCGGCTTGAGGCCCGATCTGCTGCTCGTGATCGCAAGCGATCATCTGAACCAGTTCTTCATGGACAACATGCCGCCGTTTCTGATTGGCAAAGCGCCAAGGGCCGAAGGGCCGTTTGCGCATGAGATGCGCACGTTCGGCATAGCGCCCTATCGCGCTGAGATCGACGTCGACGTGGCAAAGGGTCTGCTGCAGTCGGGGTCGAAGCTGGGCGTAGACTTCGCCTTTTCGGACGAGTTTCGGCTGGATCATGCCTTTACCGTGCCGCTCAATTTTATCCGGCCGGAAATGGATTTGCCCATCGTCCCCATCTTTACCAATGTCATGGCGCCGCCCATTCCGCCGGCGCGCCGTTTTTACGAAGTCGGCAAGGCGATACGGAGGATGATCGAGGAGCTGCCCGCGGATAAGCGCGTGGCCGTGGTGTCGAGCGGTCATCTCGCGATCGAGATCGGCGGACCGAAGGAAGGGCGTTCCTCTTCGGACCCGGAGTTCGATCGGCGGATGATGGATCTGATCGGCAGGGGAGATGTCGAGACCGTCATTGAGGAAGCAACCTGGGATCGAATGATGGCGGCCGGAAACGTGACTCCCGGTTTCTCTAATTTCGTATTGCTGATGGGACTGGCTGATGGGAAAGCGCCCAACGCTTCGGGAGTGCGCTTCCCGAAATCCAAAGGATCGGTTCCGTATATGGCCTGGGATATTGAAACGGGAGTGCTACCGTGAGCCGATACCAGGTGGACAAGGTGATGCGCGAGGTTATCCTGGACGAGAAGGCCTTGAGCGCCTTTAGAGCGGACGGAACGAAGTTTCTCGAAGGCCGCGACCTGACAGAAGAAGAAAGAGCGGCGTTGATCGACGTCGATTACGCCGCGCTCTACCGGCTTGGAGCTCATCCTTTTCTTCTCAACGGCTTTACGCCGCGGGCGTGGAAGGGCGACAAAGCGGCCTTGCGCGCCGAGTACAGAAAAAAGATCGCGCCGTTCGGCTATCCGGACTTCTCCACGTAGCGCGGTGTCTCAAACTTCGTAATACTATGCTTAATAGTTTTCGCGGCTTGCGCAAATTTTCTTGGCACCGATCCTAAGTTGCGGAATCGACAAGAAAATACGATCTCACCACGAAGGACACGAAGGAAGAAACGAAGGGAGAAGGCATCTCGCGCAAAGACGCAAAGTCCGCCAACGCTCCTCAAATCCCCCTGTTTCCCCCTTTGTCAAAGGGGGATGAAAGGGGGATTTCTGAATTTCTTTGCGTGCTTGGCGTCTTGGCGCGATGACTTAAACTTCGTGCTCTTCGGAGCGCCTTCGTGGTGAAATGTTTGTTTCTACTTTGGTTGCGGCGTAGCTGCGCTGTGCTCTTCGTGGTGAGAGGATTTTAACCACGAAGGACACGAAGGTCGCGAAGGAAGACAACACGGCTCGCGCAAAGGCGCAAAGTGCGCCAAGGGAGACGGTCAATAATCCGGCCTGGCAATTTTTGAAAGGTAAGAAGAGGATTTCATGGCACAGAAAAAAAATCCAACGATAGCAGATCTGAAGCGACGCCTGATAGACGCGATCAGAGTCCTCAGCGCGGAGGGCGTCCTGGACGGGTCCGGCCACTTGAGCGTAAAGATTCCTGGAACGGAAACCTTTCTCATCAATCCGAGATACGCGGGGATCCTCGCCGATCCCGCGGACCTCTGCGCCGTCGATTTTTCTGGAAAGAGAATTGCAGGGAAGGAACCGATCCCCCTGGAGACCCCCATCCACAGCGTCATTTACCGGACGCGTTCCGATGTCGGAAGCGTTCTCCACTGCCACCCTCGATTTGGCATACTCATGGGACTGCAGGAGTCCGGTCTGATCCCTTTCAATCGTGACGCCAGGATGTTCGCCGACGGAGTTCCGGTTTTTCCGGACAGCGCCGGCATTCGTACGGACAAGCTTGCGTCGCAGATGGTGGAAGCGATGGGCGATCACTACGCCGTGTTTCTCAAAGGCCACGGCATCGTCGTTTCAGAGCGGACGATCGAGGGCACGGCGGTCTCCGCGATCCGGTTGGAGAGAGCGGCGCGCGATCAACTCTTGCTCGCGTCGTTCAGCCCGCCCCGGCCTCTGACGGATGGGGCCAGAGGCAGGATCCGATCTCGAATGGATCATCCCTATCGGATATGGCCGTACCTTTTATACCAGCACGGGATTAGATCAAAGAAAGAGGCGAAGCGACTCACCCGCTCGATGATGAAGAATATCTGGCCGGACGAAGTGCCATAAAAGCCCACCGCCGTTCGCTTGGTCAATCTGGTGCGACCACCATAAACGAGCAGTGATCGTAGGCCGGCAAAAGGCAAAACGGAATGACAACTGAGATTTGTTCGCCTGGGATTGTGTGCCTTGACACGATAACCGGCTGCGCATATAGACTCTCGGTCTAAATAGTGATTGATCATGATGGGATTTGATAAATGAAGATCGAGGGACGTTTCATGTTTCCGGCCGCTGCGCAGGAGGTGTGGAACTTGTTGACTGATCCGCAGTCGCTTCAAGCATGCACGCCGGGCTGTAAGAAGTTGACTGAAGTGGGCGCCGACGAATTCGCGGCCACGATGGAAATCGGCGTCGGCCCCATCAAGGGGACGTTCGGCGGCAAGATTTCGCTGCGCGAAAAAAATCCACCCTTGAGCTACAAGCTCGTTGTCGAGGGCTCCGGCGCCGCCGGGTTTGTGCGCGGCGAGGGGACGCTCACGCTGGACGAAGCCGAAGGCGACAAGACGGCCGTTCTCGTGAGCGGCGACGCGCAGGTAGGAGGTCTCATCGCCGGCGTCGGCCAGCGTCTGCTTGAGGGAGTGTCGAAGCAAATGATGGGGCAATTTTTTCGTTGCCTGCAGAGTCAGCTTGCGACACGAATCGCAAAATCCAGTGGCTGATCGTCATAACAGAGGAGGATTTTATGCCGCTTGAAAAGGTGCGCATTCCGCGCGGCGCCACGACCTTTGCAGGCGTCCTGGCCGTGCCAGAGGGTCGAGGGCCATTTCCGGGGATCATCATGATCCCGACAATCAAGGCTCTGGATGAGTTTGCCGCCGACGTCGTCGAGCGGCTTGCCGCGGAGGGCTTCGTAGCGTTGGGAGTGGATATCTTCGATCATCCCGGGATTCCGGAAGATCCTTTCAAAAGGCCGGGGTGCCAACCTGATGAGCAAGTGCTGGGAGATTTAGACGCGGCTTTGGCCATGCTGCGAAGCCATCCGCTGGTCGGCGATCAACCGGTCTTTGCGTGGGGCTATTGCATCGGCGGCCGCTTCGCTCTCCTCTGGCCGACCTATCAAGCAGAGTTGGCCGGCGCGGCTTCCTTTCATGGATTTCCTACCAACGACACGAGGAATCCCAACACGCCCACTCAGCCGCTGGACCGCGCATCGCATCTGCAGACGCCGGTGATCGCCTGCTTCGGCGAGGCGGACCGTCTCGTGCCGATGAAGGACGTGCATGATTACCGGAAAGAGCTGGAGGCGCAGGGAAAAATATTTGAGGTTCACACCTACCCCGGCGCCGATCACGGCTGGACAAACGCGAAAGGCCCCGCGTATCGTAAGGAAGCTGCCGACGATTGCTGGAGTCGCGCTCTGGAATTCTTGCGCCGCCACGCAACGACGAAAACCAGGGCGGCCTCGGCTGGAGGCAGGTAAAGAACCAGCCAAACATATTTCAAATTCTCCGTTGGATTTTGGATTTACAGAACGCAAAAAAGATGACTCGCGCAAAGACGCAAAGCACGCCAAGGTTTCTCAAATCCCCCTCTTTCCCCCTTTGTCAAAGGGGGATGAAAGGGGGATTTTTTTGCGGTCTTGGCGTCTTGGCGGGATAAATTGTGTTGAAGCCCTTTTGTTCAAGATTTGTGGTGGGACAGAGCACCAACATACAAGTGGCACAGAGCGATCTATGAAACCGCCCCGATTTGATTATTACGATCCTAGAACCCTGCAAGAGGCGCTGGAGATTCTTGACGCGCACCAGGGCGACGGCAAGGTTCTCGCCGGCGGGCAGAGCCTGATGCCGCTGTTGAACATGCGTTTGGCGCGGCCAAAGGTCGTCGTCGATATCAATCGGATCCAAGCTCTGAGCTATATCCGTCCGATGGAAAGCGGCGTCGCGATCGGCGCGAATGCGCGCCAGCGCGCCCTGCAACAAGAAAATCTTATCGCCGAGCGCCTGCCGCTGCTGCGCGAGGCGGCGTATTACATCGCGCACCCGCAGATTCGCAGCCGCGGAACCATCTGCGGCAGCCTCGCGCACGCCGACCCGGCGGCCGAGCTGCCGGCTCTGGCGATGGCGCTCGATGCGGAGCTGGTGGCCACCGGGCTCAGAGGAGCGCGAACCATCCCGAGCGACTCCTTCTTTCTAAGTTTCTTTACGACAGACTTGCAGCCCAACGAAATTCTCACCGAGGTGCGCTTTCCCGCGCCGCCCAAGGATATGGCCTGGTCGATTCTTGAAGTGAGCCGGCGTCATGGCGACTTCGCGCTCGTTGGGATCGTTGCCGGGTTGGCCGTGGACCAGGAGCGGCAGGCGGTGACCGACGCTCGTCTGATTTACTTCGGCGTCGGTCCGACTCCCATCAGGGTTAAACAGGCCGAAAGAGCGCTTATCGGGCAGCGTCCGGCAGAGGCGGCATGGGACGCCGCCGCGCGAGTCGCCGGCCAAGGGATCGATCCCAGCAACGATATTCATGCCACGGAGGAATATCGCCGCGCTGTCGCCGCGACGCTGACCAAACGCGCGCTCCGCGCCGCGCTCGGGAAGTTAAAAGATCTGAATGCTTCGACGGGCTCAGCATGAACGGGAAACTATCCATGTTTTCAAGAAGTAATCCGTTGACTCATCCGTTCGTCCTGATCCCTCGACAGGCTCGGGACTAAAGGCTGTCGAGGGAGCCTGTCCTGAGGCCCCTCGAAGGATCGAAGGATGAACGGAGTTAGAGGTCACTAATGGCAACGAGTCGAACAGTCAAAGTGCGCGTCAACGGCGTGGATCATGAAGCAACCGTGGAAGCGCGTAAAACCCTGGTGGACTTTCTGCGCGAGGACCTCGGTCTTACGGGCACAAACGTGGGATGCGAGCACGGCGTGTGCGGCGCCTGCACGATACTGATGAATGGAGAAACCGTGCGCTCCTGCATCATGCTTGCGGTCCAGGCCGACGGCGCCGAGCTGATGACCGTGGAAGGTCTGGCGCAGCCCGGCGGCGAGCTGCATCCGATTCAAGAATCGTTCCGGGACAAGCACGGGCTCCAATGCGGCTTTTGCACGCCGGGATTTCTCATGACCACCTATGAACTTCTCAGCAAACACCCGCACGCGGACGAGGAAGAGATCAAGGAGTGGCTCTCGGGAAATCTCTGCCGATGCACCGGCTACCAGGACATACTGGAGTCAGTTAAATTGGCGGCCACTCGGCTACGTAATCCCTAGCGAGGTAAGTCTGTGGCAGCGGCCGAGCCCAAACTTCCCGAGCAACTTCCCGTCACCCAACCCCGCCACGTGGGTAAAGACAGCCCGCGCATGGAGGATCCCCTGATGGTCACGGGGAAGGTCGAGTACGGCAATGACATCCGGGCTCCGGGCATGCTGCACGCCGCCATTCTCAGA
Proteins encoded in this region:
- a CDS encoding class II aldolase/adducin family protein; this translates as MAQKKNPTIADLKRRLIDAIRVLSAEGVLDGSGHLSVKIPGTETFLINPRYAGILADPADLCAVDFSGKRIAGKEPIPLETPIHSVIYRTRSDVGSVLHCHPRFGILMGLQESGLIPFNRDARMFADGVPVFPDSAGIRTDKLASQMVEAMGDHYAVFLKGHGIVVSERTIEGTAVSAIRLERAARDQLLLASFSPPRPLTDGARGRIRSRMDHPYRIWPYLLYQHGIRSKKEAKRLTRSMMKNIWPDEVP
- a CDS encoding carbon monoxide dehydrogenase subunit G — its product is MKIEGRFMFPAAAQEVWNLLTDPQSLQACTPGCKKLTEVGADEFAATMEIGVGPIKGTFGGKISLREKNPPLSYKLVVEGSGAAGFVRGEGTLTLDEAEGDKTAVLVSGDAQVGGLIAGVGQRLLEGVSKQMMGQFFRCLQSQLATRIAKSSG
- a CDS encoding alpha/beta family hydrolase, translating into MPLEKVRIPRGATTFAGVLAVPEGRGPFPGIIMIPTIKALDEFAADVVERLAAEGFVALGVDIFDHPGIPEDPFKRPGCQPDEQVLGDLDAALAMLRSHPLVGDQPVFAWGYCIGGRFALLWPTYQAELAGAASFHGFPTNDTRNPNTPTQPLDRASHLQTPVIACFGEADRLVPMKDVHDYRKELEAQGKIFEVHTYPGADHGWTNAKGPAYRKEAADDCWSRALEFLRRHATTKTRAASAGGR
- a CDS encoding (2Fe-2S)-binding protein; this encodes MATSRTVKVRVNGVDHEATVEARKTLVDFLREDLGLTGTNVGCEHGVCGACTILMNGETVRSCIMLAVQADGAELMTVEGLAQPGGELHPIQESFRDKHGLQCGFCTPGFLMTTYELLSKHPHADEEEIKEWLSGNLCRCTGYQDILESVKLAATRLRNP
- a CDS encoding xanthine dehydrogenase family protein subunit M; this encodes MKPPRFDYYDPRTLQEALEILDAHQGDGKVLAGGQSLMPLLNMRLARPKVVVDINRIQALSYIRPMESGVAIGANARQRALQQENLIAERLPLLREAAYYIAHPQIRSRGTICGSLAHADPAAELPALAMALDAELVATGLRGARTIPSDSFFLSFFTTDLQPNEILTEVRFPAPPKDMAWSILEVSRRHGDFALVGIVAGLAVDQERQAVTDARLIYFGVGPTPIRVKQAERALIGQRPAEAAWDAAARVAGQGIDPSNDIHATEEYRRAVAATLTKRALRAALGKLKDLNASTGSA
- a CDS encoding 2,3-dihydroxybiphenyl 1,2-dioxygenase, which produces MAKLVEIIGITHSPNLPGMILEPNPEPAIVQAAEDYESMKKRMAGLRPDLLLVIASDHLNQFFMDNMPPFLIGKAPRAEGPFAHEMRTFGIAPYRAEIDVDVAKGLLQSGSKLGVDFAFSDEFRLDHAFTVPLNFIRPEMDLPIVPIFTNVMAPPIPPARRFYEVGKAIRRMIEELPADKRVAVVSSGHLAIEIGGPKEGRSSSDPEFDRRMMDLIGRGDVETVIEEATWDRMMAAGNVTPGFSNFVLLMGLADGKAPNASGVRFPKSKGSVPYMAWDIETGVLP